The DNA segment TTGCTCATTCAGTTACTGGATGAAGGTCATCATTTGGTATGTTCGGTAAGAGACAAAAACCGTTTTGGTCTGCATTTATTCAAGGATAAACTCGATCAGATCGAAGTGATTGAAAATGATTTTCTGGACAAGAAAACTTTAGACAATATCCCTAAAGATATTGAAGCCGCGTATTATTTAATTCACTCCATGTCTTCAAGCGAGGGAGATTTTGAGGAAAAAGAAAAAATTTCAGCCGACAACTTTCGAGAAGTTTTAGAAAAAACCAAAGCGAAACAGGTCATTTTTCTAACCGGAATTATCAATGAAGAAAAGCTATCGAAGCATCTTCAGTCCAGAAAGAATGTAGAAGAGGCTTTGCAAAGTTCGATGTACGGATTAACGAGTTTACGAGCCGGAATTATTGTTGGTTCGGGAAGTGCTTCTTTTGAAATCATTCGTGATCTGGTTGAGAAATTACCGGTAATGATCACTCCCAAGTGGTTGAATACGAAATGTCAACCAATCGCTATTAGAAATGTAATTCAGTTTTTAGTAGGCGTTTTGGGCAAAGAATTTACTTATAATCAGAACTATGATATTGCGGGGACCAACATTGTTACGTACAAACAAATGTTGCTGCAATATGCTGAAATCCGTGGACTGAAAAGAACGATTTTCATTGTTCCCGTGATGACTCCTCGACTCTCCTCTTATTGGTTATATTTTGTGACATCTACCAGTTATTTTCTGGCGGTAAACTTGGTTGACAGTATGAAAATTGATGTGGTCGCCAAAAAAAATAATTTAGCAGAACAGTTAGGTATTCATCTATTTTCTTATCATGAAGCAATCAATTTGGCTTTTGATAAAATCAAACAAAATGATGTTTTATCAAGTTGGTTTGATTCTTTTACCAATCAGTTTCACAGCCGTAAAGTTTGGCAATATCTGGAAGTTCCGGACGAAGGTTGTTTTAAAGATATTCGCGAAATGAAAGTTGATGATGAAGAAAAAGCTTTAGAAAGAATTTTCAGCATTGGGGGAAAAACAGGATGGTATTATGCAGATTTCCTCTGGAGAATCCGCGGATTTTTGGACAAACTATTTGGCGGCGTCGGTTTAAGAAGAGGAAGGAGAAACATGAATCATCTTGAAGCCGGAGATTCTGTAGATTTTTGGCGTGTCTTATATGCGAACCGAGAAGAAAAGCGACTTTTACTTTTTGCCGAGATGAAGCTTCCGGGAGAAGCCTGGCTGGAATTTAAAATAAAAAATGGCGTCCTTCATCAGGAAGCCACTTTTCGTCCGCTCGGTTTATCGGGTCGGTTATACTGGTATTCGGTCTTGCCTTTCCACGGTTTGATCTTCAATGGAATGCTGACAAAGCTGGCAGGAAAGTAATTATTCTGCCGCCACAGAATCATCTCCTCTCCCATCTGCAACTGCTACTGCGTTTCCGTCGTCATCGATGATAATTAATTCAGTTCTTCCGATCTGGGAAGTCTTTTCAATTATATATCCCTTCTTTTCTAAATCTGAAATTGTTGCTTCTGGAAAATTCTTTTCCGTCAAAACAGTTTCCGGTAACCACTGATGATGAAATTTAGGAGCATTTACGGCCATATTAGGACTCAGTTTAAAATCAATAATATTCACGATAGACTGATAAACGGAGGTTGGAATCGTCGTTCCACCTGGCGTTCCTACGATGATATAAGGTTTAGAGTTTTTCATAACGATCGTTGGCGTCATTGAACTAAGCATTCTTTTTCCTGGTTTAATCGCATTTGCTTCGCCACCCACAGCACCAAACATATTTGGTACCCCAGGTTTTACAGAGAAGTCGTCCATTTCATTATTCAATAAAAATCCTGCACCGGCTACCACTACCTGACTTCCGTATAATCCATTTAAAGTCGTCGTTACAGCAACTGCATTCCCTTCCTTATCAATGATCGAGATATGTGTAGTTTCTGTAGATTCTTTTGGTTGCGGAATAATTTTACCGACTTCCGCACTTGGTGTTGCACTGTCAAAACTAAATGTTTTCCATCGATTTTTAAGATATTCATCAGAAATAAGCATTGCCGTTTGATCTTTAATAAAATCTGGATCTCCCATATATTCTGCACGGTCAGCAAAAGAGCGACGTTCTGCCTCTACCATTATTTGAACAGCTTTTGTTGAGTTCTGTTGGTACTTTTCCAAGTTTTCGTAGCCACTCATTTTAAGCATTTGGGCCAGAAGAATTCCGCCGCTGGAAGGCAAAGGCATGGAAACGATCTCAGTTCCTTTATAATTAAAGGTGATCGGTTTTCTTTCAACAACTTTATAATTTTTCAGATCGTTTAAAGTAATGATTCCATTCCCGCGTTTCATTTCTTCAATGATGAGTTGAGCAGTCTTCCCTTCGTAGAAACCTTTCGCACCATTTTTCTGAATCAATTTTAAAGTTTCTGCTAAATCTTTTTGAATCAAAAGATCTCCCTGTTTCCAAGGAGTAGATTTCTGGAAAATCGTTTTAATTTTATTATGTTCTGCAAACGATTTCATATGATAATTCAGCAAATTGGCTTCTTTAAGGGTAATTGAAAAACCTTGCTCTGCTAAATCGATCGCTGGCTGAATCAGTTTTTCCATCGGAAGGTTTGCATGTTTTAACGTGGCATAAAAACCGGCAATAGAACCGGGAACTCCAACTGCTAATCTTCCATTTTGAGAAAGATCGGTATTAGCATTTCCTTTTTTATCAAGATACATGTCCCGACTCGATTTTTCAGGTGCCGTTTCGCGGAAATCAATGGTAAATTTTTCTCCGTTATTTTTTACACCTACTAAAAAACCTCCACCTGCAATATTTCCAGCTTGTGGATAAACCACTGCTAATGCATATTGCGTCGCGATGACAGCATCATAAGCATTACCGCCCATTTTCATGACTTTCGCACCTGCTTCACTTGCGAGAGGATGTGCAGAGACCACCAAACCTTTGTCTTTGGTATGGATTTCTTTTACAATTGAAATATCGGTGAACTGCGCGAAAGCAAATTGCGAAATTACGACGAGCGATAGAAAGAATTTTTTCATGTATTAAAGTTTTAACAAAAATAGGAAAAAGGAATTCAATAACAGAGATTGTATGACATGCCGTAATTGCGACCCGGCTTAAGTGGAGCTCTTTTTGCGTAACGCAGTGAAGCAAAAAAGCGGGAACGGAAGACGGAAATAGTCGCCCAAAGAATTATTTTAGCAATACTATTTCTTTACATGCGCTAATTTTCTAAATTTGTGCAACTCTTAAACTCTAAAAATGGAATCCCACACGGAAAAAATATTGATAACAGGTGCATTAGGACAAATTGGTACTGAACTCACCAACCGCTTAGTCGAAATTCATGGTGCTGAAAATGTAGTGGCTTCAGGGCTTGACCGATGGGACAAAAATCTGACCTCTGCAGGGTTTTATGAAAGAATGGATGTTACCAATACACAGTTGGTACGGCAAGTCATCAAAGACTACGAAATTACGACCGTTTATCACCTGGCGTCTCTACTATCAGGGACATCTGAGAAACAGCCTCTATTTGCATGGAAACTCAATATAGAACCTCTGCTTCAGTTTTGCGAAATGGCGAAGGAAGGTTTGCTTCAGAAAATTTTCTGGCCCAGCTCGATTGCTGTTTTTGGAAAAGGAATTCCTAAAAAAGATGTTGGGCAAGACGTGGTTTTGAATCCAACAACCGTTTACGGCATATCGAAAATGGCCGGTGAGAAATGGTGTGAATATTACCATGATAAATTTGGCGTCGATGTTAGAAGTATTCGATATCCCGGTTTAATCTCCTGGAAAACTCCTGCAGGCGGCGGTACAACCGATTACGCGGTAGAGATCTATTACGAAGCAGTGGAAGAAGGGAAATATACCAGCTTTATTTCTGAAGATACCGCAATGCCCATGTTGTACATGAATGATGCAATTAAAGCGACATTACAACTTATGGCGGCACCCCAAGAAAACCTAACCGTACATACGTCTTACAATTTAGGAGGATTATCATTTACTCCAAAAGAACTGGCAGAAGAAATTAAAAAAGAAATTCCAGATTTCACGATTGATTACAAGCCCGATTTTCGTCAGCAAATTGCCGATTCCTGGCCAGCATCAATTGATGATTCAGTAGCAAAAAAAGACTGGGGACTTTCTTATGATTATGATGTGACGGCGATGACAAAAGATATGTTGAAAAACTTAAAAGTAAAATTAGCCAGGAATTAAACCCTCTACTAAAATTAATGTTCAAAATTTTTAAATGAAAAGTAAAAATTCTTTTGGATATTTAGGCTTAATTCTCTTTGATTTTTGAATAACAAAAAGATTAGCTTTCTAAGTTTCTACAAAATAATAATCTGCAATCTCACAGGACTTTCCTACTGGTTTTGCAGATTTTTATTATACTTTCATGATATAATTTCGGAGATTTATGATTTTACTTACTTTCAATATTATTAATCCAGACCGGGCTCTTAAAAGCAGTAGTATATTGTCTGCGCAGGAACTCTTAGAAATCACGATACAAAATACCCATTCCCTTTTAAGAAGTTTGGAAAGTACGGAGATTCTTGCTACCTTCTTTATTGAGATCTCCACTGTCGCTTATTTAGAAAAATTAATAAAGAAAATAATTAATGGGGGTCACGAAATTTCTTTTTACCACATCGACTCTTCTTTAGAAGAAATAGAATCGGCAAAAAAACGGACCGAAAACCTCATTGAAAAACAAATTCGGGGAATCCGAATGAAAGAAAACGCATTTCCTTTAGACGCTCTCCATCATTTACGATTTACCTATATCTCGCTAATAGAAGATACCGCAATCATGTTTCCATTCAAAAGATTTGAAAGGAAAGCGGCCTTCACGGAGCAAAATGGCCTCAGTATTCTTCACGAGAGTATTTCACCATATTCCCAAATTCCTTACAATGATTTCATATTTCAGGTTGTTCCACTATCCTACTATCAAAGCATGG comes from the Chryseobacterium sp. SNU WT5 genome and includes:
- a CDS encoding SDR family oxidoreductase is translated as MKILLTGVTGYIGKRLLIQLLDEGHHLVCSVRDKNRFGLHLFKDKLDQIEVIENDFLDKKTLDNIPKDIEAAYYLIHSMSSSEGDFEEKEKISADNFREVLEKTKAKQVIFLTGIINEEKLSKHLQSRKNVEEALQSSMYGLTSLRAGIIVGSGSASFEIIRDLVEKLPVMITPKWLNTKCQPIAIRNVIQFLVGVLGKEFTYNQNYDIAGTNIVTYKQMLLQYAEIRGLKRTIFIVPVMTPRLSSYWLYFVTSTSYFLAVNLVDSMKIDVVAKKNNLAEQLGIHLFSYHEAINLAFDKIKQNDVLSSWFDSFTNQFHSRKVWQYLEVPDEGCFKDIREMKVDDEEKALERIFSIGGKTGWYYADFLWRIRGFLDKLFGGVGLRRGRRNMNHLEAGDSVDFWRVLYANREEKRLLLFAEMKLPGEAWLEFKIKNGVLHQEATFRPLGLSGRLYWYSVLPFHGLIFNGMLTKLAGK
- the ggt gene encoding gamma-glutamyltransferase, with the protein product MKKFFLSLVVISQFAFAQFTDISIVKEIHTKDKGLVVSAHPLASEAGAKVMKMGGNAYDAVIATQYALAVVYPQAGNIAGGGFLVGVKNNGEKFTIDFRETAPEKSSRDMYLDKKGNANTDLSQNGRLAVGVPGSIAGFYATLKHANLPMEKLIQPAIDLAEQGFSITLKEANLLNYHMKSFAEHNKIKTIFQKSTPWKQGDLLIQKDLAETLKLIQKNGAKGFYEGKTAQLIIEEMKRGNGIITLNDLKNYKVVERKPITFNYKGTEIVSMPLPSSGGILLAQMLKMSGYENLEKYQQNSTKAVQIMVEAERRSFADRAEYMGDPDFIKDQTAMLISDEYLKNRWKTFSFDSATPSAEVGKIIPQPKESTETTHISIIDKEGNAVAVTTTLNGLYGSQVVVAGAGFLLNNEMDDFSVKPGVPNMFGAVGGEANAIKPGKRMLSSMTPTIVMKNSKPYIIVGTPGGTTIPTSVYQSIVNIIDFKLSPNMAVNAPKFHHQWLPETVLTEKNFPEATISDLEKKGYIIEKTSQIGRTELIIIDDDGNAVAVADGRGDDSVAAE
- a CDS encoding NAD-dependent epimerase/dehydratase family protein, which gives rise to MESHTEKILITGALGQIGTELTNRLVEIHGAENVVASGLDRWDKNLTSAGFYERMDVTNTQLVRQVIKDYEITTVYHLASLLSGTSEKQPLFAWKLNIEPLLQFCEMAKEGLLQKIFWPSSIAVFGKGIPKKDVGQDVVLNPTTVYGISKMAGEKWCEYYHDKFGVDVRSIRYPGLISWKTPAGGGTTDYAVEIYYEAVEEGKYTSFISEDTAMPMLYMNDAIKATLQLMAAPQENLTVHTSYNLGGLSFTPKELAEEIKKEIPDFTIDYKPDFRQQIADSWPASIDDSVAKKDWGLSYDYDVTAMTKDMLKNLKVKLARN
- a CDS encoding polysaccharide deacetylase yields the protein MILLTFNIINPDRALKSSSILSAQELLEITIQNTHSLLRSLESTEILATFFIEISTVAYLEKLIKKIINGGHEISFYHIDSSLEEIESAKKRTENLIEKQIRGIRMKENAFPLDALHHLRFTYISLIEDTAIMFPFKRFERKAAFTEQNGLSILHESISPYSQIPYNDFIFQVVPLSYYQSMVIETIKKDEFVLVYLNSWQFTDFDKYVFEMNFFKKYNSGKKLHDKFDIFLAWINENQLACSRIKDFLF